A part of Salmo trutta chromosome 15, fSalTru1.1, whole genome shotgun sequence genomic DNA contains:
- the LOC115149511 gene encoding LOW QUALITY PROTEIN: interleukin-11 receptor subunit alpha-like (The sequence of the model RefSeq protein was modified relative to this genomic sequence to represent the inferred CDS: inserted 1 base in 1 codon), protein MTCLVSCPSGLLVIGHLLALSSVNAQSEIWTNEVSDVQYGRLGSNVTLVCGAALDRTSVKWRLNRSSVLPWHHQVTSDGHLVLLQADRAAEGNYSCHDNRGRLIRTTRLRLGHPPGLLNVSCRVSNHSLVLCSWVESVKTLLPAQYHTSYRGNKSQVRMCVVSSPPQKQCTITDPTMWQHYHNINITETNPLGSQTTILVVKFHELLQPDPPEAVTAVGMXGYPMRLQVYWTYPASWLHDAVPFPLRFQLRYRPVGFSTWSTVESKASPLLITDALAGHAHQLQVRAQDDINPDSQWSDWSPLLQACPWSGSTAEPTEETFPVDYNDTDADPSTANTKSESSEEDGGSLLILLALFAGIILVLVSSLSVLMWVRQRRRDNVTKQELTSMVKMKSMPI, encoded by the exons ATGACCTGTCTTGTCTCATGTCCCAGTGGTCTGCTAGTCATTGGCCACCTCCTCGCACTGTCCTCCGTCAACGCCCAGTCAGAGATATGGACCAATGAAG TTTCAGATGTTCAGTATGGGAGGCTGGGGTCCAACGTCACGCTGGTGTGTGGAGCAGCACTAGACAG GACATCAGTGAAGTGGCGTCTGAACAGGAGTTCCGTGTTACCATGGCATCACCAAGTGACATCAGATGGTCATCTGGTCCTCCTGCAGGCCGACCGCGCTGCCGAGGGAAACTACAGCTGCCATGACAACCGGGGACGACTCATCAGGACAACCAGACTCAGGCTGGGGC ATCCCCCCGGGCTGCTCAATGTTTCCTGTCGTGTGTCCAATCACAGCCTGGTATTGTGTTCATGGGTGGAGTCTGTGAAGACCCTCCTGCCTGCCCAGTACCACACCTCTTACAG ggGTAATAAGAGCCAGGTGAGGATGTGTGTGGTGTCTTCCCCACCACAGAAGCAGTGCACCATCACAGATCCTACCATGTGGCAACACTACCATAACATCAACATCACAGAGACCAACCCCCTGGGGTCACAGACCACCATCCTGGTGGTCAAGTTCCATGAACTCT TGCAGCCAGACCCcccagaggcagtaacagcagtggGGA GTGGATATCCCATGAGGCTCCAGGTGTACTGGACGTACCCTGCCTCCTGGCTCCACGACGCTGTGCCCTTCCCCCTCCGCTTCCAGCtccgctaccgtcctgtaggatTCAGCACCTGGTCTACC GTGGAGTCTAAGGCCAGCCCCCTGCTGATAACTGATGCCCTAGCAGGCCACGCCCACCAGCTGCAGGTGAGAGCCCAGGACGATATCAACCCAGACAGCCAGTGGAGTGACTGGAGTCCCCTGCTGCAGGCCTGTCCATGGAGCG GTAGTACTGCCGAGCCTACTGAAGAAACATTCCCTGTCGACTACAACGACACGGACGCCGACCCCTCTACAGCCAACACCAAGTCAGAGA GCTCAGAGGAAGATGGTGGCAGTCTGTTGATTCTACTGGCCCTGTTCGCTGGCATCATCCTGGTCCTGGTGTCCTCTCTATCGGTCCTCATGTG GGTGAGGCAACGGAGGCGGGACAATGTGACAAAACAGGAACTGACCTCAATGGTGAAGATGAAGTCCATGCCAATCTAA